Proteins from a genomic interval of Salinivibrio kushneri:
- a CDS encoding DUF2218 domain-containing protein encodes MPSMTTMIDSEHAPRYLQTLCRHFGRKVEASWDEQTGRVHFPAGVCDMQVQGTQLRVTCHADDEASLTLVTETVSSHIKMFARREALPHQWQCVADA; translated from the coding sequence ATGCCTAGTATGACGACGATGATTGACTCCGAGCATGCCCCACGTTACTTGCAGACCTTGTGTCGTCACTTTGGTCGCAAAGTCGAGGCGAGCTGGGATGAGCAAACAGGACGCGTACATTTCCCTGCGGGAGTGTGTGATATGCAGGTGCAAGGAACCCAGTTGCGTGTTACATGCCATGCCGATGATGAAGCGAGCTTAACCTTGGTGACTGAGACGGTCAGTAGCCACATCAAGATGTTTGCACGCCGAGAAGCACTGCCCCATCAGTGGCAGTGCGTCGCCGACGCTTAG
- a CDS encoding TonB-dependent receptor domain-containing protein, producing MTLLLPVPARLGLLTLSIASALCAPAVAADNLEDESIETVSVWGTQVSSSSRYLGETDLTVKQPDHLSDLLRDIPGVDVGGTHSLTQRINIRGFTEQDLDITVDGASQGGKMFHHISNLTLSPDILQRVDVAVGASSILTSELGGAVAFETKDPYDLLRANETFGARLSAGWGSNDSQQGSLTVYGLLSDEWDAMAYISRFDRDNFKDGDGNRTFGGEGEITNGLVKVGWEPASGHRFELSYDKYRDKGDYLPRPDMGVSFNRNRTGEMILPVTYDRDTATINYEYTPSQAIELKALAYYNQLSLTRDETEFATHPFLADRKGVNVAEDTNLGVKLSVSQRIGDHQLAYGAHYENQDNDTQFAKPGVQILESADKIALYVEDKIALTPRFSVTPAARYDSFDRRATSSSQRYDDVSLALGAEFVANDYLTVFANSRELHKAPPLNESFTTTALSESADKDLKAEHGRTDETGVRLSNAAAQKDYLLTANLTVFRTELDDEIVVRSYKDGGGNWAYETTNRGDVTYRGFEASAYWAWQQWTASASYSRTDVSYSEAYQLDQIFGRARHLGDTVALNADYALTRWDVLLGWNTQIQRSTTVPDSNLTKPGYTVHNVFAQWQPMAVDGFTLTAGVDNLFDSRYRSHASTSGKRGAEILDYEPGRNIKLTASYQF from the coding sequence ATGACGTTGTTACTACCTGTCCCAGCACGTCTGGGCTTGCTGACGCTTAGTATAGCCAGTGCTCTATGTGCCCCTGCGGTGGCTGCTGATAATCTTGAGGATGAAAGCATAGAAACGGTCTCAGTATGGGGGACGCAAGTGTCCAGCTCATCCCGTTACCTGGGAGAAACGGATCTCACCGTCAAGCAACCGGATCACCTCTCTGATCTATTGCGTGATATCCCCGGTGTGGATGTGGGGGGCACGCACTCGCTCACCCAGCGCATTAATATCCGTGGTTTTACCGAACAAGATCTGGATATCACCGTCGATGGCGCCTCTCAAGGCGGTAAAATGTTCCACCACATCAGCAACCTCACTTTAAGTCCTGACATTTTGCAGCGTGTTGATGTCGCGGTGGGCGCCTCGTCGATTCTCACCAGCGAGCTAGGGGGTGCGGTCGCGTTTGAAACCAAAGATCCCTACGATCTCTTGCGTGCTAATGAGACATTTGGAGCACGCCTAAGTGCTGGTTGGGGCAGTAATGACTCCCAACAAGGCTCGTTGACCGTTTATGGGTTGTTGAGTGATGAATGGGATGCGATGGCATATATTAGCCGTTTTGATCGGGACAACTTTAAAGATGGTGACGGTAATCGCACCTTTGGCGGTGAGGGAGAGATCACTAATGGCTTAGTAAAAGTAGGCTGGGAGCCTGCAAGTGGGCATCGCTTTGAACTCAGTTATGATAAGTATCGCGATAAGGGCGACTATCTGCCGCGTCCTGATATGGGTGTAAGCTTCAACCGCAATCGTACCGGTGAAATGATACTGCCAGTGACCTACGATCGCGATACCGCCACGATCAATTACGAATACACCCCGTCACAAGCTATCGAATTGAAAGCGCTGGCCTATTATAACCAGCTGTCACTCACCCGTGATGAAACCGAATTTGCCACCCACCCATTTCTGGCTGACCGCAAAGGCGTCAACGTGGCGGAAGACACGAACCTTGGGGTAAAACTCAGTGTGTCACAGCGTATTGGCGATCACCAACTCGCGTACGGTGCGCACTATGAAAATCAAGACAACGACACCCAATTTGCCAAACCGGGTGTACAGATTTTGGAATCGGCCGACAAGATTGCGCTGTATGTGGAAGACAAGATAGCGCTGACCCCACGTTTTTCGGTGACGCCCGCGGCGCGTTATGACAGCTTTGATCGCCGAGCGACCAGCTCGAGTCAGCGTTATGATGATGTGTCGTTGGCATTGGGGGCCGAGTTTGTCGCTAACGACTATCTCACCGTGTTTGCCAATAGCCGGGAGCTGCACAAAGCGCCACCATTGAACGAGTCATTTACCACCACAGCACTGAGTGAAAGCGCGGATAAAGACTTGAAAGCCGAGCATGGCCGGACCGATGAGACTGGCGTGCGCCTGTCTAATGCAGCGGCGCAAAAAGACTACTTGTTGACCGCCAATTTGACGGTGTTTCGCACTGAACTCGATGATGAAATTGTGGTGCGCAGCTACAAAGATGGCGGTGGCAACTGGGCTTATGAAACCACCAACCGTGGCGATGTCACCTATCGTGGCTTTGAAGCCAGTGCCTATTGGGCATGGCAGCAGTGGACGGCGTCAGCCAGTTACAGTCGCACGGATGTGAGTTATTCAGAGGCGTATCAACTGGATCAGATTTTTGGTCGCGCCCGCCACCTCGGCGATACCGTAGCTTTGAATGCGGATTACGCGTTGACCCGTTGGGATGTTTTGCTGGGGTGGAACACTCAAATTCAGCGATCGACCACCGTTCCTGATAGCAACTTGACTAAGCCGGGCTACACAGTCCACAACGTGTTCGCTCAGTGGCAACCGATGGCAGTAGACGGGTTCACTTTGACGGCAGGGGTCGACAACCTGTTTGACAGTCGCTATCGCTCGCATGCGTCAACCTCAGGTAAACGAGGCGCAGAAATCCTCGATTACGAGCCCGGTCGCAATATTAAATTGACGGCATCCTATCAATTTTAA
- a CDS encoding helix-turn-helix transcriptional regulator: MAAPVSVVCTQRESSADGHAEIMANHSKRTQSLVRGQFSHTSCPGGLHIDSGITDELCDANVLHRAHQGIMLVIVLEGVLEFAYDDHTYRCNACHQPQALAVSVCRDSTFRRRLIAGNHLKKVNILLPPEWLDGYADEQALPLLSALHRHHLGCVRWQPSTAIFDPIHALLPRFSRQNEADPLTQHLHALTIIKHLCEQASHLTIESVTELIPATYEPQIAKAVAYIETKLHTALTLSTIAHACGLSRSTLQRRFRTHLGVPVSDYIRRRRLVVVKEKLLHEAISIGEAAYWAGYHHPSNFVTAFKRQFGMTPGQLIQSQTHTM, translated from the coding sequence ATGGCAGCACCCGTCTCTGTTGTTTGCACACAGCGAGAGTCCAGCGCAGATGGTCACGCCGAGATCATGGCTAATCACTCAAAACGGACGCAATCCTTGGTACGGGGACAGTTTTCACATACTTCATGTCCGGGTGGGTTGCATATCGATAGCGGGATCACCGATGAATTATGTGATGCCAATGTCCTCCACCGTGCCCATCAGGGGATCATGCTAGTGATAGTCCTCGAGGGCGTGCTGGAGTTTGCCTACGATGACCACACGTATCGGTGCAATGCATGCCACCAGCCCCAAGCACTTGCCGTCTCCGTGTGCCGTGACAGCACTTTTCGTCGTCGCTTAATTGCAGGGAATCACCTTAAAAAAGTGAATATATTGCTTCCGCCCGAGTGGCTTGATGGGTATGCAGACGAGCAAGCCTTGCCACTGCTTAGTGCCTTGCATCGTCATCATTTAGGCTGTGTACGCTGGCAACCTAGTACCGCCATATTCGACCCCATTCACGCCTTATTACCCCGCTTTAGTAGGCAAAACGAGGCTGATCCCCTGACCCAGCACCTCCATGCACTCACCATCATCAAGCACCTGTGTGAGCAAGCCTCTCATCTCACCATTGAGTCTGTTACCGAACTCATCCCTGCCACCTATGAGCCACAAATCGCAAAAGCCGTCGCGTATATTGAAACTAAGCTGCACACCGCATTAACCTTATCGACCATTGCACACGCATGCGGCCTGAGTCGCAGCACACTGCAGCGCCGTTTTCGTACCCATCTAGGCGTGCCCGTTTCAGATTACATCCGTCGTCGTCGGTTGGTGGTGGTCAAAGAAAAGTTACTGCATGAGGCGATTTCAATTGGCGAAGCGGCTTACTGGGCGGGCTACCATCATCCCTCTAATTTTGTTACCGCCTTTAAGCGTCAGTTTGGCATGACCCCCGGCCAATTGATTCAATCGCAAACCCATACAATGTGA
- a CDS encoding thioredoxin fold domain-containing protein encodes MRQGRRFALTAGLLIAALGAGALYIVRSQQVTAPAFITVNSQAALDAELASAAANQQIALVDYYADWCIPCKQFAQKTFTDPAVAQQLSHMHRIKVNLSDNRPEDFALMRSQDVAGLPTLDFWLANGERHATARITGFLAPQAFMAHLRQHGLQHEVKSEH; translated from the coding sequence ATGAGACAGGGTCGCCGCTTTGCACTAACGGCTGGGTTATTGATTGCCGCACTGGGTGCTGGTGCGCTTTACATCGTTCGCTCGCAACAAGTCACCGCACCGGCATTTATCACCGTCAACTCGCAAGCCGCGCTTGATGCAGAGCTCGCCAGCGCCGCGGCTAATCAACAAATCGCTTTGGTTGATTACTACGCCGATTGGTGCATCCCGTGTAAACAATTCGCGCAAAAAACCTTCACTGACCCGGCAGTGGCTCAGCAGCTTAGCCACATGCACCGGATTAAAGTGAACCTGAGTGATAATCGTCCGGAAGATTTTGCGTTAATGCGCAGCCAAGACGTGGCCGGGCTACCCACACTCGACTTTTGGTTAGCCAATGGAGAGCGTCATGCGACCGCCCGCATTACCGGCTTTTTAGCCCCTCAAGCTTTCATGGCGCACCTACGTCAGCATGGATTGCAGCATGAAGTAAAAAGCGAGCACTGA
- a CDS encoding response regulator produces MEAQHTIVIADDHPLFRNALFQSVHMAISGANLLEADSLDSLNQILAREAEVDLVLLDLKMPGANGMSGLIALRHHYPTLPIVVISASEEPSVIRQVRAHGAFGFIPKSSDMRALVQSLTQVLEGTPCFPDDLGEDDESERLSDKLATLTPQQYKVLRMLCDGLLNKQIAYDLSVSEATIKAHMTAIFRKLGVKNRTQAVILLQQSNIEL; encoded by the coding sequence ATGGAAGCGCAACACACCATCGTTATCGCCGACGATCATCCACTGTTTCGGAATGCCCTCTTTCAATCCGTGCATATGGCGATAAGCGGTGCCAATCTGCTAGAGGCAGACAGCTTAGACAGTCTAAATCAGATCTTAGCGCGAGAGGCTGAGGTCGACTTGGTGCTACTGGATCTAAAAATGCCGGGCGCCAATGGCATGTCGGGCTTAATTGCGCTGCGTCACCATTATCCTACCCTGCCGATTGTGGTGATCTCTGCCAGTGAAGAGCCGAGCGTGATCCGCCAGGTACGCGCTCATGGTGCCTTTGGCTTTATTCCTAAATCCAGCGATATGCGTGCATTGGTACAATCGTTAACCCAAGTGCTCGAAGGCACCCCCTGCTTTCCTGATGATCTCGGCGAAGACGATGAAAGCGAGCGCTTATCTGACAAACTCGCCACACTGACGCCACAGCAGTACAAGGTGTTGCGGATGCTATGCGATGGGCTTCTGAACAAACAGATCGCCTACGACCTGTCGGTTTCCGAGGCGACTATTAAAGCGCACATGACGGCCATCTTTCGTAAGCTAGGAGTAAAAAACCGCACTCAAGCGGTGATTTTATTGCAGCAATCTAATATCGAACTTTGA
- a CDS encoding MarC family protein, with protein sequence MLSILATQFVILWAVIDPVGSVPIYLSQTSHMSTKQKRRVAVKAVAIAFAILLFFLIVGQILLEAMQIPLPAFQAAGGLVLLLFSLTMIFGEGKPGQEAKMLSENVDKAEIAATAVYPLAVPSIASPGAMMAVVMLTDNNRYAIAEQAVTAGVMFFVLVATLVLLLGANVIHKVIGNVGASIISRVMGLILASVAVANLLEGIQKFYHLT encoded by the coding sequence ATGTTAAGTATTCTTGCTACGCAATTCGTGATTTTATGGGCCGTGATCGACCCTGTCGGTAGCGTGCCCATTTATCTCTCACAAACCAGCCACATGTCCACCAAACAAAAACGCCGTGTCGCGGTGAAAGCCGTGGCAATTGCCTTTGCTATTTTGCTGTTCTTTTTAATTGTCGGTCAGATTTTGCTCGAAGCCATGCAAATCCCCTTGCCCGCGTTCCAAGCAGCTGGTGGTTTGGTATTACTGTTGTTTTCGTTAACCATGATTTTCGGTGAAGGAAAACCCGGCCAAGAAGCCAAAATGCTGAGTGAAAACGTGGATAAAGCCGAAATTGCCGCCACCGCTGTTTATCCGCTCGCCGTCCCTTCCATTGCTTCCCCTGGTGCCATGATGGCGGTGGTCATGCTCACAGATAACAATCGGTACGCCATTGCTGAACAAGCGGTGACCGCTGGGGTGATGTTTTTTGTATTGGTCGCGACCTTGGTCTTACTCCTCGGGGCCAATGTGATTCACAAAGTCATTGGCAACGTCGGCGCGTCGATTATCAGCCGCGTCATGGGGCTGATACTTGCCTCGGTCGCCGTTGCTAATTTGCTCGAAGGGATCCAAAAGTTTTACCACTTAACTTAG
- a CDS encoding DUF4212 domain-containing protein, with the protein MAFQSKEHAKAYWDRNVKLMISLLIVWFVVSFGCGILFVDALNTIQIGGYKLGFWFAQQGSIYTFLGIIFVYAKQMRKLDREFGVDDE; encoded by the coding sequence ATGGCGTTTCAAAGCAAGGAACACGCGAAAGCCTACTGGGACAGAAACGTAAAACTGATGATCAGTCTGCTGATTGTCTGGTTTGTTGTCTCATTCGGCTGTGGGATCTTATTCGTGGATGCCCTCAATACCATTCAAATTGGTGGCTATAAACTTGGATTCTGGTTTGCTCAGCAGGGATCGATTTATACCTTCCTCGGCATCATATTTGTGTATGCCAAACAAATGCGCAAACTCGATCGCGAGTTCGGCGTGGACGACGAGTAA
- a CDS encoding sodium:solute symporter family protein: MDLRTITYIVVGFTFALYIGIAIWARAGSTKEFYVAGGGVNPVANGMATAADWMSAASFISMAGLISFMGYGGSVFLMGWTGGFVLLALLLAPYLRKFGKFTVPEFVGERFYSKTARIVAVVCLIIASVTYVIGQMKGVGVAFGRFLEVDYSTGLLIGMVIVFMYSVMGGMKGITYTQIAQYCVLILAYTIPAIFISLKLTGNPFPQLGLGSTMAGTDQYLLDRLDQVVTELGFVEYTTAVRGSTLNMFAYTMSLMIGTAGLPHVIIRFFTVPKVRDARTSAGWALFFIAILYTSAPAVAAMARLNLMDTVNLPNGDNLVYDERPDWFKNWETTGLLGFEDKNGDDKIQYTSNPDTNELRVDRDIMVLANPEIAKLPNWVIALVAAGGLAAALSTAAGLLLAISSAISHDLIKGVVNPNISEKGELLASRISMALAIAGAGYLGLNPPGFAAGTVALAFGLAASSIFPVLMMGIFTKTINKEGAIAGMVAGISVTLFYVFQHKGILFVADWTYLESLGSNWILGIEPNAFGAVGAVCNFVVAIIVSRLTKETPQEVQDLVEHVRMPSGAGDAQSH, from the coding sequence ATGGATTTAAGAACCATTACTTATATTGTTGTCGGGTTCACGTTCGCCCTCTATATCGGGATTGCGATCTGGGCACGCGCAGGCTCCACCAAAGAGTTTTATGTCGCCGGTGGCGGGGTTAACCCTGTGGCCAACGGGATGGCAACCGCTGCCGACTGGATGTCAGCCGCGTCCTTTATCTCTATGGCTGGCTTGATCTCATTCATGGGCTATGGCGGTTCGGTGTTTTTGATGGGCTGGACCGGCGGTTTCGTGCTTCTCGCACTGTTGCTCGCCCCTTATCTACGTAAATTTGGCAAATTTACCGTGCCAGAGTTTGTCGGTGAACGCTTCTACTCAAAAACCGCGCGCATTGTTGCTGTCGTTTGCTTGATCATCGCCTCTGTCACCTATGTTATCGGCCAGATGAAAGGGGTCGGGGTGGCTTTTGGTCGCTTCCTAGAAGTGGACTATTCCACTGGGCTTTTAATCGGGATGGTGATTGTGTTTATGTATTCCGTGATGGGCGGGATGAAGGGCATTACCTACACCCAAATTGCTCAGTATTGCGTACTCATTTTGGCTTACACTATTCCCGCAATCTTCATCTCCCTCAAACTGACAGGTAACCCATTCCCACAGCTTGGTCTAGGCAGCACCATGGCAGGCACGGATCAGTACTTGCTCGACCGGCTTGATCAGGTGGTGACCGAACTCGGCTTTGTCGAATACACCACCGCGGTGCGCGGCAGTACACTCAACATGTTTGCCTACACCATGTCACTGATGATAGGTACCGCCGGTTTGCCCCACGTTATTATCCGCTTCTTTACGGTTCCTAAAGTGCGTGATGCACGGACATCCGCCGGTTGGGCGCTGTTCTTTATCGCGATTTTATACACCTCAGCACCTGCGGTGGCGGCGATGGCGCGCTTGAACTTAATGGACACCGTCAATCTGCCTAATGGCGACAACCTTGTCTATGACGAGCGTCCAGACTGGTTTAAAAACTGGGAAACCACCGGGCTTTTGGGCTTTGAAGACAAAAACGGTGACGACAAGATCCAATACACTTCGAACCCAGACACCAATGAGCTACGTGTTGACCGCGATATCATGGTGCTGGCAAACCCAGAGATTGCCAAACTCCCTAACTGGGTGATTGCCCTGGTCGCCGCCGGGGGCTTAGCCGCTGCCTTGTCGACCGCGGCTGGGCTGTTACTCGCGATCTCGTCAGCGATATCCCATGACTTGATTAAGGGGGTCGTCAATCCGAATATCAGTGAAAAAGGCGAGCTACTGGCAAGCCGGATATCCATGGCATTAGCGATAGCGGGTGCAGGCTACTTGGGGCTCAATCCACCAGGCTTTGCGGCCGGGACAGTGGCCCTGGCGTTCGGCTTGGCCGCATCATCGATTTTCCCGGTGCTGATGATGGGGATCTTCACCAAAACCATTAACAAGGAAGGGGCGATTGCAGGTATGGTCGCGGGGATCAGCGTCACCCTGTTCTATGTATTCCAGCATAAAGGGATTCTGTTTGTCGCTGATTGGACCTACTTAGAAAGCCTGGGTAGCAACTGGATACTGGGTATCGAGCCAAATGCCTTTGGCGCGGTGGGCGCTGTATGTAACTTTGTGGTGGCAATCATTGTTTCACGCCTGACCAAAGAAACACCGCAAGAGGTACAAGATTTGGTCGAGCACGTTCGTATGCCATCTGGAGCCGGTGATGCGCAATCACACTAA